A single genomic interval of Aureliella helgolandensis harbors:
- the pheT gene encoding phenylalanine--tRNA ligase subunit beta, which produces MLVCWEWLSQYVELSVSPEDLANRYAMSGLNHESTEAVADDIVLDLEVTSNRGDCLGHIGVAREASVLLGKPLRIPAANVSTGGTPVESLIKIVNEFPDACPRYTARVVRGVKIGPSPDWLVRRLSAIGIASVNNVVDATNYVMMECGQPLHAFDLKCVRGGRIHVRPASEKESFVAIDHRTYELDSAMVVIADAERALALGGVMGGVDSEVSASTVDVLIEAATFNPLTIRRAARFLKLHSPSSFRFERRPDPAGLDWASRRCCELILQIAGGELLDGCASAGSEPPAADVIPFRLRQIPRVLGIEIPADEVLSILVSLGCLVTEQSSETLKVTPPTWRGDLTREVDLLEEVARIYGYEKIPEDAAVPMSVAPRRPKDIAMGRVRSILSAYGIDEAMTPSVVTKSAEKHGSVWTELPPLSTETPLLIGAKLLRRSLLPSLLTARHTNQTQSIRNAQLYEVGTIYLPGATAAELPQEQSTLGIVTTGDLRFVRGIVEDIICQVVSRQSQVAWKLVEHPSFQAATLLQVSLNEQVLGFVGLISANTQNAFSLDQPVAAAELSVDVLSAALEEVRQADPVSAYPAVTRDLNFVVDEELTWAALSATCHEHAGDLLQDICYQETYRDTKKDGAGKKRLLLSLVFRSLDRTLTSQEVDAAVQKVIAACSQKFSATLLA; this is translated from the coding sequence ATGCTCGTCTGCTGGGAATGGTTGTCGCAATACGTTGAATTGAGTGTATCGCCGGAAGATTTAGCGAACCGCTATGCCATGTCGGGCCTCAATCACGAGTCCACGGAAGCAGTTGCCGACGATATCGTCCTCGATCTGGAAGTGACCAGCAATCGCGGGGATTGTCTGGGACACATTGGGGTCGCTCGCGAAGCGTCTGTGCTGCTCGGCAAGCCGCTCCGCATTCCAGCGGCCAATGTCTCCACTGGAGGAACTCCGGTCGAGAGCTTGATCAAAATAGTGAATGAGTTTCCTGATGCCTGCCCACGCTACACGGCGCGTGTCGTGCGTGGAGTGAAGATTGGCCCAAGTCCGGATTGGCTGGTTCGCCGGCTATCGGCAATCGGGATCGCATCGGTGAACAACGTTGTCGATGCGACCAATTACGTAATGATGGAGTGTGGACAGCCTTTGCATGCGTTTGATTTGAAATGCGTCCGAGGGGGGAGGATTCATGTTCGACCAGCTAGTGAGAAAGAGTCCTTTGTCGCCATCGATCACCGAACCTATGAACTCGATTCCGCCATGGTGGTTATTGCTGATGCGGAACGAGCCCTTGCCTTGGGTGGAGTGATGGGAGGTGTGGATAGTGAGGTAAGTGCATCGACGGTCGACGTGCTCATCGAAGCTGCAACGTTCAACCCGCTTACGATTCGTCGAGCTGCTCGGTTCCTGAAACTACACAGCCCATCTTCTTTCCGGTTTGAACGCCGCCCAGATCCCGCCGGTCTCGATTGGGCAAGCCGCCGCTGCTGTGAACTGATTCTACAGATTGCAGGAGGTGAATTGCTTGACGGCTGTGCCTCGGCCGGTAGCGAGCCTCCGGCTGCGGACGTGATTCCATTCCGCTTACGACAAATTCCTCGCGTCTTGGGAATTGAGATCCCTGCGGATGAAGTGTTGTCCATTTTGGTGTCTCTGGGATGCCTAGTCACTGAGCAGTCATCGGAGACCTTGAAGGTGACTCCGCCCACTTGGCGCGGCGATTTGACGCGCGAGGTCGACTTACTGGAAGAAGTGGCAAGAATCTATGGGTACGAGAAGATTCCTGAGGACGCCGCCGTTCCGATGAGTGTCGCACCGCGCCGCCCGAAGGATATAGCGATGGGGCGAGTACGGTCGATTCTGAGTGCGTATGGAATCGACGAGGCGATGACGCCAAGTGTGGTTACCAAGAGTGCCGAGAAGCATGGCAGTGTATGGACTGAGCTGCCGCCGCTGTCTACCGAGACTCCCTTGCTGATCGGAGCCAAGCTGCTTCGGCGCTCACTTTTGCCGAGTCTCTTGACTGCTCGGCACACGAACCAAACCCAATCGATTCGCAATGCTCAGCTGTACGAGGTTGGTACGATTTATCTTCCTGGTGCGACCGCCGCAGAGTTGCCCCAGGAGCAGAGCACCTTGGGGATCGTCACCACGGGCGATTTGCGTTTTGTACGCGGTATCGTAGAGGACATTATCTGTCAGGTGGTCAGTCGCCAGAGTCAGGTTGCGTGGAAACTTGTCGAGCATCCGAGCTTTCAAGCAGCGACTCTTCTACAGGTCTCTCTCAATGAACAGGTCTTGGGGTTTGTTGGGCTGATTAGTGCGAATACACAGAATGCCTTCTCATTGGACCAGCCGGTCGCCGCAGCCGAGCTGAGCGTCGATGTGCTGTCCGCGGCCCTCGAAGAGGTGCGTCAAGCAGATCCGGTCAGCGCCTATCCTGCAGTGACCCGCGATTTGAATTTCGTCGTCGACGAAGAGTTAACCTGGGCTGCGCTATCTGCCACCTGCCACGAACATGCAGGCGATCTCCTGCAGGATATTTGCTATCAGGAAACCTATCGGGACACGAAGAAGGATGGGGCCGGTAAGAAACGACTCCTGTTAAGCCTTGTGTTCCGTAGCCTCGACCGTACGCTGACCAGCCAAGAGGTTGATGCGGCGGTACAAAAGGTCATTGCGGCGTGCTCGCAAAAGTTTTCCGCCACGCTACTCGCTTGA
- the pheS gene encoding phenylalanine--tRNA ligase subunit alpha: protein MELDEFLTTLETLAKQAEQAFTDAVEQELFEAARVQFMGARSGQMKTLQKLMGGLSKEDRPAGGKKLNEVKNRIQAAMESASQRLDVAGTGGSKSGPMIDATLPGERRHLGRVHPITQTIEHLKDIMGRLGFEVVEGPEVEDTWHNFVALNIPEDHPARDPLDNFYLSVAGQTSVDANAHAARLLRSQTSTVQIRVMENRQPPIRIISLGRVYRPDEADATHFPMFHQMEGLWIDTHVTMAQLKSVLRMFATSYLGADVTIRFRPSFFPFTEPSVEADFLWNGNWIEFGGAGMVDPNVLKSVGYDPEQVSGFAFGLGVERLCMRRHHVEDIRDLYRNDLRFLHQF, encoded by the coding sequence ATGGAGCTGGATGAGTTCCTAACAACGTTAGAGACGCTGGCGAAGCAAGCGGAGCAGGCGTTCACTGACGCAGTGGAGCAAGAGTTGTTCGAGGCGGCGCGGGTGCAGTTCATGGGCGCGCGCAGCGGGCAGATGAAGACGCTGCAGAAACTCATGGGGGGACTTTCCAAAGAAGATCGGCCCGCGGGTGGAAAGAAGTTGAATGAGGTTAAAAACCGCATTCAAGCCGCCATGGAATCCGCCAGTCAGCGATTGGACGTGGCTGGCACGGGAGGCTCAAAAAGCGGCCCGATGATCGATGCAACACTGCCCGGTGAGCGTCGGCATTTGGGGCGAGTCCACCCCATCACACAAACGATTGAGCATCTAAAAGATATCATGGGGCGTTTGGGATTTGAGGTGGTAGAGGGGCCCGAAGTCGAAGACACGTGGCATAACTTCGTGGCGCTCAACATCCCCGAGGATCATCCCGCTCGCGATCCGCTCGACAATTTCTATCTCTCGGTAGCAGGACAAACCAGCGTCGATGCCAACGCCCACGCCGCGCGATTGCTGAGGAGTCAGACGAGTACGGTGCAGATTCGGGTGATGGAAAATCGTCAGCCGCCCATTCGCATTATTTCCCTCGGCCGAGTCTATCGTCCCGATGAGGCCGATGCGACTCACTTCCCGATGTTCCATCAGATGGAAGGGTTGTGGATCGATACTCACGTTACCATGGCACAGCTCAAGAGTGTCTTGCGGATGTTTGCGACCAGTTATCTCGGTGCTGATGTAACGATTCGTTTTCGCCCCAGCTTCTTCCCCTTCACCGAACCGAGTGTGGAAGCCGATTTTCTATGGAACGGAAATTGGATTGAATTTGGCGGGGCAGGAATGGTTGACCCCAACGTATTGAAATCGGTGGGGTACGATCCCGAGCAGGTTTCTGGATTTGCATTTGGTCTGGGGGTTGAGCGACTCTGCATGCGGAGGCATCACGTCGAGGATATTCGTGATTTGTATCGCAATGATCTCCGTTTTCTGCATCAGTTCTAA
- a CDS encoding GNAT family N-acetyltransferase, whose protein sequence is MKILLIDSLDEWELWRRDWQSLTEHNVMLSYEWLRAWWAHFGVGHGLHILAVIDEDRLVGFAPWYQHATPLGNQLRYLGSGRVCSDYVTAVATPHLQAEVFVALLAATREAIEQGQFGKEHMGFQLEGAAADDEWLQQLTLATERQRYSQQTQELESSWRIELPECWEAFCKQNLAKSTLRKAKKAKARIASGELCFRQLNRVGDLQEGLDALIRLHQARRSSLGDEGCFADPRFEPFLKQAVEGLLSQQAARFVVCEVEDQIIGVQLQFVSGSSIQMYQSGVDPAFMRLEPGHALVYYSVENAIEEGRSYYDFLRGDEPYKAHWGAQPISLVRRKLIAPNWRAQTVALVERKLHWLKDHSKKLFQPASSNAE, encoded by the coding sequence CTAACCGAGCACAATGTAATGCTGAGCTACGAATGGTTGCGCGCTTGGTGGGCACACTTCGGAGTCGGCCACGGACTCCATATCCTAGCGGTGATCGACGAAGACCGGTTAGTTGGGTTTGCACCCTGGTATCAACATGCTACGCCTCTGGGTAATCAACTTCGCTACCTTGGATCTGGTCGAGTCTGCAGCGATTATGTGACCGCCGTTGCAACGCCGCACTTGCAGGCTGAGGTCTTCGTTGCATTGCTAGCGGCGACTCGAGAAGCGATCGAGCAAGGGCAATTTGGCAAAGAGCATATGGGGTTTCAGCTGGAAGGGGCGGCTGCCGACGATGAATGGTTGCAGCAGCTGACTCTGGCTACGGAGCGTCAAAGGTATTCGCAGCAGACTCAGGAGTTGGAGAGTTCATGGAGGATTGAGTTGCCCGAGTGTTGGGAAGCGTTTTGTAAACAGAACTTAGCGAAAAGTACGTTACGTAAAGCCAAGAAGGCGAAGGCGCGCATTGCCTCCGGTGAACTTTGTTTCCGCCAACTCAATCGAGTGGGGGATCTGCAGGAGGGACTCGATGCGCTCATTCGTTTGCATCAGGCCAGACGCTCGAGTCTGGGAGATGAAGGTTGCTTTGCAGACCCACGCTTCGAGCCCTTTTTGAAGCAAGCCGTTGAGGGGCTGCTAAGCCAACAAGCAGCGCGATTCGTAGTGTGTGAAGTCGAAGATCAGATCATTGGAGTTCAATTGCAGTTCGTCAGTGGCTCGTCGATTCAGATGTACCAGAGCGGAGTAGACCCGGCCTTTATGCGTCTGGAACCAGGTCATGCGCTGGTCTACTACTCGGTAGAAAATGCAATTGAAGAGGGGCGGTCTTACTACGACTTCCTGCGCGGCGACGAGCCCTACAAAGCCCATTGGGGAGCTCAGCCCATCTCCCTTGTACGACGGAAACTCATTGCTCCCAATTGGAGGGCCCAGACCGTGGCGCTGGTCGAGCGCAAGCTGCACTGGCTAAAAGATCATTCCAAGAAACTGTTCCAACCCGCATCCTCAAACGCAGAGTAG
- the rplT gene encoding 50S ribosomal protein L20 yields MRTRKGAARRQANKRVLKRASGYVGGRRKLLRTAKETLARAGAFAYRDRRVKKREFRRLWIVRLSAACEQQGLRYSQFIHGLHKANIGLDRKQLSEMAIHDPAGFQAVVEQVKAALAA; encoded by the coding sequence ATGAGAACCAGAAAAGGTGCAGCACGGCGGCAGGCCAACAAGCGAGTGCTGAAGCGTGCGAGTGGATATGTTGGTGGACGTCGCAAGCTGTTGCGCACGGCAAAGGAAACGTTGGCTAGAGCGGGTGCGTTCGCCTATCGTGACCGTCGCGTCAAGAAGCGAGAGTTTCGACGTTTGTGGATTGTCCGTCTGAGTGCGGCCTGCGAGCAGCAGGGCCTGCGATACAGTCAGTTTATTCACGGCTTGCACAAAGCCAATATCGGCTTGGACCGCAAGCAATTGTCGGAAATGGCCATTCATGATCCTGCGGGCTTCCAGGCCGTTGTGGAACAAGTCAAAGCCGCTTTGGCTGCTTAG
- a CDS encoding GNAT family N-acetyltransferase, with product MQFAPDGLSHPYATTFVARHLADAPPKTASKNWHDLPSEELQCEWVDDLSQLRQLVPLWKRLAECCLCPNVFYEPQLLLPAWEHLRTGKVRIAVVRSIQRASTTEEPVLCGLFPLEINSVGLGLPFRSAKLWQHVHCFLNTPLVRSDVANSTIEALLQFLSSDEERIQLLHLNNVSAEGPFQDALIDLLQSEKWKYQVKQVTRRALFVRRSETDQFFSEWPRKRRHEINRLERRLAEQGNLEVEEFHVGDDPLAWAEKFIEFESLGWKGNVGTSISASPQQSAFLRSAASELASENRLMGLTLSFNGEPIAMKLNFLTHDGGFAFKIAFHPDWAKHSPGTIMEKLNVVKLHEHPRLRWMDSCAAPNHPMIDALWPERRTLQSLTIAMHRPFAQSALAMLPLAKYARDTIRGLWQRA from the coding sequence ATGCAATTCGCTCCCGATGGACTTTCGCACCCTTACGCAACCACTTTTGTTGCGCGGCACTTGGCAGACGCTCCGCCCAAAACGGCCAGTAAGAATTGGCATGATCTCCCTTCAGAGGAGTTGCAGTGCGAATGGGTCGACGATCTATCGCAACTGCGTCAGCTGGTTCCTCTTTGGAAACGCTTGGCGGAGTGTTGCTTGTGCCCAAATGTGTTCTACGAACCGCAGTTGCTTCTGCCTGCTTGGGAGCATCTTCGCACCGGTAAAGTGCGAATCGCAGTAGTTCGCAGTATTCAACGCGCTTCGACGACAGAGGAGCCCGTATTATGTGGGTTGTTTCCACTTGAAATTAACTCCGTTGGTCTGGGGCTGCCGTTTCGTTCGGCAAAACTGTGGCAACACGTTCACTGCTTTTTGAACACCCCCTTGGTGCGCAGTGATGTCGCGAATAGTACGATCGAAGCTTTGCTCCAATTCCTGAGCAGCGATGAGGAACGTATTCAACTCTTGCATTTGAACAATGTTTCAGCGGAAGGCCCGTTTCAAGATGCACTGATTGACCTATTGCAGTCGGAAAAATGGAAGTACCAAGTAAAGCAAGTCACCCGACGCGCACTCTTTGTTCGGCGGAGTGAAACCGACCAATTCTTCAGTGAATGGCCTCGCAAACGCCGCCACGAAATCAACCGGCTCGAACGCCGATTGGCCGAGCAGGGCAACTTGGAAGTTGAAGAGTTTCACGTCGGTGACGACCCACTAGCCTGGGCAGAGAAATTCATTGAATTCGAATCGCTCGGGTGGAAAGGGAATGTGGGGACTTCGATATCAGCTTCTCCTCAACAGTCTGCCTTTCTGCGCAGTGCTGCCAGTGAGTTAGCAAGCGAAAATCGGCTGATGGGACTTACGCTGAGTTTTAACGGTGAACCGATTGCGATGAAACTCAACTTTTTAACGCATGATGGCGGATTTGCATTCAAAATTGCATTCCATCCCGATTGGGCCAAGCATTCTCCGGGCACCATCATGGAAAAACTCAATGTCGTCAAACTGCATGAGCACCCGCGATTGAGATGGATGGATTCCTGCGCCGCCCCCAATCATCCCATGATCGATGCGCTTTGGCCCGAACGCCGAACACTGCAGTCGCTGACCATTGCGATGCATCGGCCCTTTGCACAGTCTGCGTTGGCAATGCTGCCTTTGGCCAAGTACGCGCGAGACACAATACGTGGACTCTGGCAGCGTGCCTGA
- a CDS encoding cupin-like domain-containing protein — protein sequence MTQVATTVAKTVQPDAYLKSLDAREFTAKFNRQPFTIGHQLVDHPLFDLQRLVELSQFLPPNSVEYNSGDLPVTQDPDLTPRNGLAIDETIRRIEECQSWMVLKNVEQDPEFRDILYDCLDEIREIVEPIAPGMRVREGFIFVSSAGSVTPFHIDPENNFLLQIRGHKQVQLFDVEDRSVMSEEQLEKFFTGAHRNIPFLPEYEAKGHWFELQPGEGLHFPVAAPHWVKNGSQVSISFSITFQTDSSQRRQSLHRWNNGMRRMGIPPSPVGARPWSDEVKYAGIRGCRVAKRILGKK from the coding sequence ATGACTCAAGTTGCTACTACCGTCGCAAAGACAGTTCAGCCAGATGCCTACCTCAAGAGTTTGGATGCGCGTGAGTTCACCGCTAAGTTCAATCGTCAACCATTCACGATTGGGCACCAATTGGTCGACCATCCCCTATTCGACTTGCAGAGGTTAGTGGAGCTGTCGCAGTTTCTTCCACCCAACAGTGTGGAATACAATTCTGGAGATCTGCCCGTCACTCAAGATCCGGATTTAACACCTCGCAATGGTCTGGCCATTGACGAAACGATCCGCCGCATTGAAGAATGCCAGTCTTGGATGGTGCTCAAGAATGTGGAACAAGATCCTGAGTTTCGCGATATCCTCTACGATTGCCTCGATGAGATTCGTGAAATTGTGGAGCCCATAGCGCCGGGCATGCGCGTCCGCGAAGGCTTCATTTTTGTTTCCTCTGCTGGCTCGGTAACTCCATTCCACATTGACCCCGAGAACAATTTTCTCCTTCAAATTCGAGGTCACAAGCAGGTCCAACTGTTCGATGTGGAAGATCGCTCGGTAATGAGCGAAGAGCAACTGGAAAAATTCTTTACAGGCGCACATCGAAACATTCCGTTCTTGCCGGAATACGAAGCCAAGGGGCACTGGTTTGAGTTGCAACCAGGTGAGGGGCTGCACTTCCCGGTCGCTGCTCCTCACTGGGTGAAAAACGGATCGCAGGTTTCGATTTCGTTTAGCATTACTTTCCAGACCGACAGCTCCCAGCGCCGGCAATCCCTCCACCGCTGGAACAACGGTATGCGGCGAATGGGAATTCCCCCCAGTCCAGTAGGTGCACGGCCTTGGAGCGATGAGGTTAAGTATGCCGGCATCCGCGGCTGTCGAGTCGCTAAACGCATTCTGGGTAAGAAGTAA
- the rpmI gene encoding 50S ribosomal protein L35 produces MPKMKTHKATKKRVRLTASGKVKHRGAGTSHLAVRMSSKRRRNLRGTRVLAEPPTRAIQDCLRGNSY; encoded by the coding sequence ATGCCAAAAATGAAGACACACAAGGCGACGAAGAAACGCGTTCGCCTGACCGCAAGTGGAAAAGTCAAGCATCGCGGTGCTGGAACGAGCCACTTGGCGGTACGCATGAGCTCGAAGCGTCGTCGGAATTTGCGTGGGACTCGCGTCCTGGCAGAGCCACCGACACGGGCGATTCAAGATTGTCTGCGTGGAAACAGTTACTAG